A genomic stretch from Vicia villosa cultivar HV-30 ecotype Madison, WI unplaced genomic scaffold, Vvil1.0 ctg.007040F_1_1, whole genome shotgun sequence includes:
- the LOC131643065 gene encoding putative F-box protein At3g16210, with protein MTKSYIPDDAAFSILSKLPLKSLHRFSCLQKSWSLDSSFMIKLKNNVIYNNPGDSFLPLYLSENELYYFRGERFEKKTKLDFPTSFNIQEFDIFGFSSVKGIFCLIESLYTQPQRVVLWNPTTEEFKIIPPSLRVSRLIESSPHDDEWPEFYVHGFGYDQVNNDYKVVRCVQIPLTHYLHIFWEIYSLRNNCWSELKFKMPASYSDRQDLYVYTDGTCHWLSVRYKGYKDRLCLISFYLNNEVFKKTYIPYMDETFDREGEGIQMIVLQKFIGLISYHKSTTTLHISILGEIGVKKSWTKLIVIGMTPSLMHPIRAKKNEEITNNKLTWFDHLITHIFEKLEGKQHNSLVYYEKNYSPTAGMDLIVRRPPIINVYVRRKRKVDLISPKLYTSNCKRMRLI; from the coding sequence ATGACTAAAAGTTATATACCTGATGATGCTGCCTTCTCAATTTTATCAAAACTTCCTCTTAAATCTTTGCATCGATTTTCTTGTTTACAAAAATCATGGTCTTTAGATTCATCTTTCATGATAAAACTCAAGAATAACGTAATATATAACAATCCTGGTGATTCATTTCTACCGTTATATTTATCCGAAAATGAGTTGTATTATTTTCGTGGAGAAAGATTCGAGAAGAAGACTAAATTAGATTTTCCAACTTCATTTAACATTCAAGAGTTTGATATATTTGGCTTTTCTAGTGTTAAAGGCATATTTTGTCTGATTGAATCTTTATATACACAACCTCAAAGAGTTGTATTGTGGAACCCAACCACCGAAGAATTCAAGATCATTCCTCCCAGCTTGCGTGTGTCACGTCTCATTGAATCTTCTCCCCATGATGATGAATGGCCAGAGTTTTATGTTCATGGATTTGGTTATGACCAAGTTAACAATGACTATAAGGTGGTTCGTTGTGTACAAATTCCTCTAACTCATTATCTACACATCTTTTGGGAGATATATAGCTTAAGAAATAATTGTTGGAGTGAACTTAAATTTAAGATGCCTGCTTCTTATTCGGATCGTCAGGATCTCTATGTTTACACCGACGGAACATGTCATTGGTTGTCAGTACGTTATAAAGGTTATAAAGATAGACTatgtttaatatcattttatttaaacAATGAAGTCttcaaaaaaacatatataccttACATGGATGAAACTTTTGATCGGGAAGGAGAAGGGATACAAATGATTGTGTTACAAAAGTTCATTGGCTTAATATCATATCATAAGTCTACGACTACACTTCACATATCAATTTTAGGTGAAATCGGCGTGAAGAAGTCATGGACCAAACTTATTGTTATTGGGATGACACCTAGTCTTATGCATCCTATTAGGgcaaaaaagaatgaagaaataaCAAACAATAAGCTAACATGGTTTGACCATTTAATTACTCATATATTTGAGAAGCTTGAAGGTAAACAACATAATTCTCTAGTATATTATGAGAAAAACTATTCACCAACAGCAGGAATGGACCTCATTGTTCGTAGACCTCCAATTATCAATGTATACGTTAGGCGTAAGCGCAAGGTCGATTTAATTAGTCCTAAATTATATACGAGTAATTGTAAAAGAATGagattaatttaa
- the LOC131643066 gene encoding putative F-box protein At3g16210: protein MTKSYIPDDAAFSILSKLPLKSLHRFSCLQKSWSLDSSFMIKLKNNVIYNNPGDSFLPLYLSENELYYFRGERFEKKTKLDFPTSFNIQEFDIFGFSSVKGIFCLIESLYTQPQRVVLWNPTTEEFKIIPPSLRVSRLIESSPHDDEWPEFYVHGFGYDQVNNDYKVVRCVQIPLTHYLHIFWEIYSLRNNCWSELKFKMLASYSDRQDLYVYTDGTCHWLSVRYKGDKDRLCLISFYLNNEVFKKTYIPYMDETFDREGEGIQLIVLQKFIGLISYHKSTTTLHISILGEIGVKKSWTKLIVIGMTPSLMHPIRAEKNEEITNNKLTWFDHLITHIFEKLEGKQHTSLVYYEKNYSPTAGMDLIVRRPPIINVYVRRKRKVDLISPKLYTSNCKRMRLI, encoded by the coding sequence ATGACTAAAAGTTATATACCTGATGATGCTGCCTTCTCAATTTTATCAAAACTCCCTCTTAAATCTTTGCATCGATTTTCTTGTTTACAAAAATCATGGTCTCTAGATTCATCTTTCATGATCAAGCTCAAGAATAACGTAATATATAACAATCCTGGTGATTCATTTCTACCGTTATATTTATCCGAAAATGAGTTGTATTATTTTCGTGGAGAAAGATTCGAGAAGAAGACTAAATTAGATTTTCCAACTTCATTTAACATTCAAGAGTTTGATATATTTGGCTTTTCTAGTGTTAAAGGCATATTTTGTCTGATTGAATCTTTATATACACAACCTCAAAGAGTTGTATTGTGGAACCCAACCACCGAAGAATTCAAGATCATTCCTCCCAGCTTGCGTGTGTCACGTCTCATTGAATCTTCTCCCCATGATGATGAATGGCCAGAGTTTTATGTTCATGGATTTGGTTATGACCAAGTTAACAATGACTATAAGGTGGTTCGTTGTGTACAAATTCCTCTAACTCATTATCTACACATCTTTTGGGAGATATATAGCTTAAGAAATAATTGTTGGAGTGAACTTAAATTTAAAATGCTTGCTTCTTATTCGGATCGACAGGATCTCTATGTGTACACCGACGGAACATGTCATTGGTTGTCTGTACGTTATAAAGGTGATAAAGATAGACTatgtttaatatcattttatttaaacAATGAAGTCttcaaaaaaacatatataccttACATGGATGAAACTTTTGATCGGGAAGGAGAAGGGATACAACTGATTGTGTTACAAAAGTTCATTGGCTTAATATCATATCATAAGTCTACGACTACACTTCACATATCAATTTTAGGTGAAATCGGCGTGAAGAAGTCATGGACCAAACTTATTGTTATTGGGATGACACCTAGTCTTATGCATCCTATCAGGGcggaaaagaatgaagaaataaCAAACAATAAGCTAACCTGGTTTGACCATTTAATTACTCATATATTTGAGAAGCTTGAAGGTAAACAACATACTTCTCTAGTATATTATGAGAAAAACTATTCACCAACAGCAGGAATGGACCTCATTGTTCGTAGACCTCCAATTATCAATGTATACGTTAGGCGTAAGCGCAAGGTCGATTTAATTAGTCCTAAATTATATACGAGTAATTGTAAAAGAATGagattaatttaa